The Microbacterium luteum genome includes a region encoding these proteins:
- the metK gene encoding methionine adenosyltransferase, whose amino-acid sequence MSDLRLFTSESVTEGHPDKICDQISDSILDAILAEDPEGRVAVETLVTTGLVHVAGEVSTSAYVEIPAIVRDVVNRIGYTSSETGFDGDSCGVSVSIGAQSSDIAAGVNKAFEQRERGSVDPADEQGAGDQGIMFGYATDETPQFMPIAAWTAHRMAERLADLRRDGQLPFLRPDGKTQVTLGFDGGVPKTVESVVLSTQHHPDISQADLRDRVRAEVIDPVLHATGLDLPGVQYFINPAGPFVVGGPKGDAGLTGRKIIIDTYGGASRHGGGAFSGKDPSKVDRSAAYAMRWVAKNAVAAGLADRLEVQVAYAIGKASPVGLYVETFGTGHVADEMITRAIRDVFDLRPKAIIDRLDLQRPIYADTAAYGHFGRELPSFTWERTDRVDELRSAAGL is encoded by the coding sequence ATGAGCGATCTTCGCCTGTTCACGTCCGAGTCCGTCACCGAGGGGCATCCCGACAAGATCTGCGACCAGATCTCCGACAGCATCCTCGACGCGATCCTCGCCGAGGATCCGGAGGGACGCGTGGCCGTCGAGACGCTCGTGACGACCGGTCTCGTGCATGTCGCGGGGGAGGTGTCCACCAGTGCATACGTCGAGATCCCCGCGATCGTGCGCGACGTGGTCAACCGCATCGGCTACACCAGCAGCGAGACGGGTTTCGACGGTGACTCCTGCGGTGTGAGCGTCTCCATCGGCGCACAGTCCTCGGACATCGCCGCCGGGGTGAACAAGGCGTTCGAGCAGCGTGAGCGCGGATCGGTCGACCCGGCCGATGAGCAGGGCGCCGGCGACCAGGGCATCATGTTCGGCTACGCCACCGACGAGACGCCGCAGTTCATGCCGATCGCTGCATGGACGGCGCACCGCATGGCCGAGCGCCTCGCCGACCTCCGCCGGGACGGTCAGCTGCCCTTCCTCCGCCCGGACGGCAAGACGCAGGTGACGCTGGGCTTCGACGGGGGCGTGCCCAAGACCGTCGAGTCGGTGGTGCTCTCGACTCAGCACCACCCCGACATCTCTCAGGCCGACCTTCGCGACCGGGTGCGCGCGGAGGTCATCGACCCCGTACTGCACGCCACCGGCCTCGATCTGCCCGGCGTGCAGTACTTCATCAACCCGGCCGGGCCCTTCGTCGTCGGCGGCCCGAAGGGCGACGCTGGTCTGACGGGTCGCAAGATCATCATCGACACCTACGGCGGCGCGTCGCGCCACGGTGGCGGTGCATTCAGCGGAAAGGACCCGTCGAAGGTGGACCGGTCCGCCGCCTATGCGATGCGCTGGGTCGCGAAGAACGCCGTCGCCGCGGGCCTTGCCGATCGCCTCGAGGTGCAGGTGGCCTACGCCATCGGCAAGGCGAGCCCCGTCGGACTCTACGTGGAGACCTTCGGAACGGGCCACGTCGCCGACGAGATGATCACGCGGGCGATCCGCGATGTCTTCGATCTCCGGCCCAAGGCGATCATCGATCGGCTCGATCTCCAGCGCCCCATCTACGCCGACACGGCCGCCTACGGCCACTTCGGCCGCGAGCTGCCGAGCTTCACCTGGGAACGCACCGATCGCGTCGACGAGCTCCGCTCCGCCGCCGGTCTCTGA
- the pyrF gene encoding orotidine-5'-phosphate decarboxylase: MTGFGERVRSTLAQRGPLCVGVDPHPRLLVDWGLPETAAGAREFGLRVVDAAATAGVGIVKPQVSFFERFGSAGYRALEDVLRTARESELLVIADAKRGDIGSTMDAYAEAWLRAGSPLEADALTVSPYLGVGVLASAASLAYAGDKGLFVLVATSNPEGVDLQRSRDASRRTVARRVLDEVTQINAAHVDDGRWGSVGVVIGATVGWADAGLAPVSPPAPILAPGFGFQGAQPGDLGAAFGDSAQTVIASESRSLLSAGPGRLAETIRDRSEHYRSRE; the protein is encoded by the coding sequence ATGACCGGATTCGGCGAGCGGGTGCGGTCGACCCTGGCGCAGCGGGGTCCGCTGTGCGTCGGGGTCGACCCGCACCCGAGACTTCTCGTCGACTGGGGTCTGCCGGAGACGGCCGCCGGCGCACGGGAGTTCGGACTCCGCGTGGTGGATGCCGCAGCGACCGCCGGGGTCGGCATCGTCAAGCCGCAGGTCTCGTTCTTCGAGCGCTTCGGATCGGCCGGGTACCGCGCCCTCGAGGACGTGCTGCGGACGGCCCGGGAGTCGGAGCTGCTCGTCATCGCCGATGCCAAGCGCGGTGACATCGGGTCGACGATGGATGCCTACGCCGAAGCGTGGCTGCGCGCCGGATCCCCCCTCGAGGCCGACGCGCTGACGGTGAGCCCGTACCTCGGAGTCGGGGTCCTCGCATCGGCTGCGAGCCTGGCCTATGCCGGCGACAAGGGACTGTTCGTGCTGGTCGCGACGAGCAATCCCGAGGGGGTGGACCTGCAGCGCTCCCGCGACGCGAGCCGGCGGACGGTCGCGCGGCGGGTCCTCGACGAGGTCACGCAGATCAACGCCGCCCACGTCGATGACGGACGATGGGGGAGTGTCGGCGTCGTGATCGGCGCGACGGTCGGGTGGGCGGATGCGGGGCTGGCTCCGGTGTCTCCGCCGGCGCCGATCCTCGCCCCCGGTTTCGGATTCCAGGGCGCGCAGCCGGGCGACCTCGGCGCGGCGTTCGGCGACAGCGCGCAGACCGTGATCGCCAGCGAGAGTCGGAGCCTTCTCTCCGCCGGTCCGGGGCGGCTCGCGGAGACCATCAGAGACCGCTCAGAGCACTACAGGAGCAGGGAATGA
- the gmk gene encoding guanylate kinase, giving the protein MTEPHRPPEVDRVAASRRAVEARRARASLKKDIAMRVVTPQDVLARSTDATDSAAATLRVTEFLTALPAIGAGKRDRVLQSLGISPVKRLGGLGGRQRNALSTWLDERFPPIRPRAGRSRLLVLAGPTAVGKGTVAAHIAAHHPEILLSVSATTRPPRPGEIDGAHYFFVDDEAFDRMVDAGDLLEHATVHNRHRYGTPRRPIEEALAEGRTVLLEIDLQGARQVRAADPAATLVFLLPPSWDELVQRLIGRGTEDAEERARRLRTAKVELAAQSEFDHRVVNDDVAEAARKVVELSEAPARYSSRG; this is encoded by the coding sequence ATGACCGAACCACACCGACCTCCCGAGGTCGACCGCGTCGCGGCGTCGCGCCGTGCCGTCGAGGCCCGCCGGGCACGAGCGTCGCTGAAGAAGGACATCGCGATGCGGGTCGTGACGCCCCAGGACGTGCTCGCTCGGAGCACCGACGCCACGGATTCCGCCGCGGCGACGCTGCGCGTGACGGAGTTCCTGACCGCGCTGCCGGCCATCGGTGCGGGCAAGCGCGATCGCGTGCTGCAGTCGCTCGGGATTTCACCGGTCAAGCGCCTTGGCGGGCTGGGTGGCCGTCAGCGGAACGCCCTGTCGACGTGGCTCGACGAGCGTTTCCCGCCCATCCGACCCCGCGCCGGACGCAGCCGTCTCCTCGTGCTGGCCGGACCGACGGCGGTGGGCAAGGGGACGGTCGCCGCGCACATCGCCGCGCACCATCCGGAGATCCTCCTCTCGGTCTCGGCGACGACCCGGCCGCCCCGTCCGGGCGAGATCGACGGTGCGCACTACTTCTTCGTCGACGACGAGGCGTTCGACCGCATGGTGGATGCCGGCGACCTGCTCGAGCACGCCACCGTGCACAACCGTCACCGCTACGGCACACCCCGGCGCCCCATCGAAGAGGCGCTGGCCGAAGGACGGACCGTGCTGCTCGAGATCGATCTGCAGGGCGCACGCCAGGTGCGCGCGGCCGACCCCGCCGCCACGCTCGTGTTCCTGCTGCCGCCGAGCTGGGACGAACTGGTTCAGCGGCTCATCGGGCGCGGGACCGAGGATGCCGAAGAGCGCGCGCGCCGCCTGCGCACGGCGAAGGTCGAGTTGGCCGCTCAGAGCGAATTCGACCACCGCGTCGTCAACGACGACGTCGCCGAGGCGGCCCGCAAGGTCGTAGAATTGTCCGAAGCGCCCGCGCGCTACTCGTCGCGCGGCTGA
- the carB gene encoding carbamoyl-phosphate synthase large subunit yields the protein MPKRDDIRSVLVIGSGPIVIGQACEFDYSGTQACRVLREEGVRVILVNSNPATIMTDPDFADATYIEPISPEVIETILAKEKPDAILPTLGGQTALNAAMALHDRGILDAYGVELIGANVDAIRKGEDRQVFKELVIESGADVAESRICHSMDEVLAGAADLGYPLVVRPSFTMGGLGSGFAFDEADLRRIAGAGLRDSPTHEVLLEESILGWKEYELELMRDSADNTVVVCSIENVDPVGVHTGDSITVAPSLTLTDREYQKMRDIGIDIIRAVGVDTGGCNIQFAVNPDTGRIIVIEMNPRVSRSSALASKATGFPIAKIAAKLAIGYRLDEIPNDITKVTPASFEPTLDYVVVKVPRFNFEKFPNADTTLTTTMKSVGEAMAIGRNYTTALQKALRSLEKRGSSFHWGDEDRTVDELLEIARTPTDGRIVVLQQAMRKGATVEQAFEATSIDRWFLDQMLLINEVAEEIRGAEELDAAALRLAKDHGFSDAQIAQLRGLDEAEVRGIRHGLDIRPVYKTVDTCAGEFPALTPYHYSSYDSETEVTPSERTKVVIIGSGPNRIGQGVEFDYSCVHASFALSDAGYETIMVNCNPETVSTDYDTSDRLYFEPLTLEDVLEVLHAEAQSGKILGVVCQLGGQTPLGLAKGIEEAGYTILGTSPAAIDLAEERGLFSGILDAAGLVAPRHGTAIDVDEAVAVAEDIGYPVLVRPSFVLGGRGMEIVYDTDSLRDYFVRIADQAIIGPGLPLLVDRFLDDAIEIDVDALFDGEQLYVGGVMEHLEEAGIHSGDSSCTLPPISLGRSDVDRVRTATLAIAQGIGVRGLLNVQFAISAGVLYVIEANPRASRTVPFVSKALGIPLAKAASRVMAGATIGELISEGLLPAADGSRVPLDAPVSVKEAVLPFKRFRTKDGETVDSILGPEMRSTGEVMGIDRDFPTAFAKSQQAAYGGMPTTGTVFISVADDDKRAVILPAHRLRELGFDLVATEGTAEILARNGIAVKVVAKYSETQESGEPNVVDLINAGEIDMVVNTPSGGMARADGYEIRAAAVAADKALFTTIALLGAAVSALPALREGFEVRSLQEYAVDRASRS from the coding sequence ATGCCCAAGCGCGACGACATCCGATCCGTCCTCGTCATCGGCTCCGGCCCGATCGTCATCGGTCAGGCGTGCGAGTTCGACTATTCCGGCACCCAGGCGTGCCGCGTGCTCCGTGAAGAGGGGGTGCGCGTGATCCTCGTCAACTCCAATCCGGCGACGATCATGACCGACCCGGACTTCGCCGACGCCACATACATCGAGCCGATCTCGCCCGAGGTGATCGAGACGATCCTGGCGAAGGAGAAGCCCGACGCGATCCTGCCGACCCTCGGTGGGCAGACGGCGCTGAACGCCGCGATGGCGTTGCACGATCGCGGCATCCTCGACGCCTACGGGGTCGAGCTCATCGGCGCGAACGTCGACGCCATCCGCAAGGGCGAGGACCGTCAGGTCTTCAAGGAACTCGTCATCGAGTCGGGGGCCGATGTGGCCGAGAGTCGCATCTGCCACTCGATGGACGAGGTGCTCGCCGGCGCCGCCGACCTCGGCTATCCGCTCGTCGTGCGTCCGTCGTTCACGATGGGCGGCCTCGGCAGCGGATTCGCGTTCGACGAAGCCGACCTGCGGCGCATCGCCGGCGCCGGTCTGCGCGATTCGCCCACGCACGAGGTTCTCCTGGAGGAGTCGATCCTCGGTTGGAAAGAATACGAGCTCGAGCTCATGCGCGACTCCGCAGACAACACCGTCGTGGTGTGCTCGATCGAGAACGTCGACCCGGTCGGCGTGCACACGGGCGACTCCATCACCGTCGCGCCGTCGCTGACGCTGACCGACCGCGAGTACCAGAAGATGCGCGACATCGGCATCGACATCATCCGTGCGGTGGGCGTCGACACGGGCGGGTGCAACATCCAGTTCGCCGTCAATCCCGACACCGGCCGCATCATCGTCATCGAGATGAACCCCCGCGTGTCGCGGTCGTCGGCGCTCGCGTCGAAGGCGACGGGCTTCCCCATCGCGAAGATCGCCGCGAAGCTGGCCATCGGCTACCGCCTGGACGAGATCCCGAACGACATCACCAAGGTCACCCCCGCGAGCTTCGAGCCCACGCTCGACTACGTCGTGGTCAAGGTGCCTCGCTTCAACTTCGAGAAGTTCCCCAACGCCGACACCACGCTGACCACGACCATGAAGTCGGTGGGAGAGGCCATGGCGATCGGCCGGAACTACACGACGGCGCTGCAGAAGGCGCTGCGCTCGCTCGAGAAGCGCGGTTCGAGCTTCCACTGGGGCGACGAGGATCGCACGGTCGACGAGCTCCTGGAGATCGCCCGCACGCCCACCGACGGCCGCATCGTCGTGCTCCAGCAGGCGATGCGCAAGGGCGCGACCGTCGAGCAGGCGTTCGAGGCGACGAGCATCGACCGCTGGTTCCTCGACCAGATGCTTCTCATCAACGAGGTCGCCGAGGAGATCCGCGGCGCCGAGGAGCTCGACGCGGCCGCCCTCCGGCTCGCGAAGGATCACGGATTCTCGGATGCGCAGATCGCGCAGCTGCGGGGCCTCGACGAGGCCGAGGTCCGCGGCATCCGACACGGTCTGGACATCCGCCCGGTGTACAAGACGGTCGACACGTGCGCCGGCGAGTTCCCGGCCCTCACGCCGTACCACTACTCCAGCTACGACAGCGAGACCGAAGTCACCCCGTCGGAGCGCACGAAGGTCGTGATCATCGGATCCGGTCCCAACCGCATCGGCCAGGGCGTCGAGTTCGACTACTCGTGCGTCCACGCCTCGTTCGCGCTGAGCGACGCCGGGTACGAGACGATCATGGTCAACTGCAACCCGGAGACGGTGTCGACGGATTACGACACGTCGGACCGGCTCTACTTCGAGCCGCTGACGCTCGAGGACGTGCTCGAGGTGCTGCACGCCGAAGCGCAGTCCGGCAAGATCCTCGGCGTCGTCTGCCAGCTCGGCGGGCAGACTCCGCTGGGCCTCGCCAAGGGGATCGAAGAAGCCGGGTACACCATCCTCGGGACGAGCCCGGCGGCGATCGACCTCGCCGAGGAGCGCGGGCTCTTCAGCGGGATCCTCGACGCGGCCGGACTCGTCGCGCCCCGGCACGGCACGGCGATCGACGTCGACGAGGCTGTCGCGGTCGCGGAGGACATCGGCTACCCGGTCCTGGTCCGCCCGAGCTTCGTGCTCGGCGGACGCGGCATGGAGATCGTGTACGACACCGACAGCCTCCGCGACTACTTCGTGCGGATCGCCGACCAGGCGATCATCGGCCCCGGACTCCCGCTGCTGGTCGACCGCTTCCTCGACGATGCCATCGAGATCGACGTCGATGCCCTCTTCGACGGCGAGCAGCTGTACGTCGGCGGGGTCATGGAGCACCTGGAGGAGGCGGGCATCCACTCCGGCGACTCCAGCTGCACGCTTCCGCCGATCTCGCTCGGCCGCAGCGACGTGGACCGGGTGCGCACCGCGACGCTCGCCATCGCGCAGGGCATCGGCGTGCGGGGGCTGCTGAACGTGCAGTTCGCCATCAGCGCCGGCGTGCTCTACGTCATCGAGGCGAACCCGCGCGCGAGCCGTACCGTCCCCTTCGTCTCGAAGGCACTCGGGATCCCGCTCGCCAAGGCCGCCTCGCGCGTCATGGCCGGTGCGACGATCGGGGAGCTCATCTCGGAGGGCCTGCTCCCGGCCGCGGACGGCTCGCGCGTTCCGCTGGACGCCCCGGTGTCGGTCAAGGAGGCGGTGCTCCCCTTCAAGCGCTTCCGCACGAAGGACGGCGAGACGGTGGATTCCATCCTCGGCCCCGAGATGCGCTCCACCGGTGAGGTGATGGGTATCGACCGCGACTTCCCGACGGCGTTCGCCAAGAGCCAGCAGGCAGCCTACGGGGGCATGCCGACCACGGGCACGGTCTTCATCTCCGTCGCCGACGACGACAAGCGCGCCGTCATCCTCCCGGCGCACCGACTGCGGGAGCTCGGCTTCGACCTCGTCGCCACGGAGGGCACGGCCGAGATCCTCGCCCGCAACGGCATCGCGGTGAAGGTCGTCGCGAAATACTCCGAGACGCAGGAGTCGGGCGAGCCGAACGTGGTCGATCTGATCAACGCCGGCGAGATCGACATGGTCGTGAACACCCCGTCGGGAGGGATGGCTCGCGCCGACGGCTACGAGATCCGCGCCGCGGCGGTGGCTGCCGACAAGGCGCTGTTCACCACCATCGCGCTCCTGGGCGCCGCCGTCAGCGCTCTCCCCGCGCTCCGCGAGGGGTTCGAGGTGCGAAGCCTTCAGGAATACGCGGTGGACCGCGCCTCGCGCTCATGA
- the rpoZ gene encoding DNA-directed RNA polymerase subunit omega translates to MAGTNQGIIEPPIDALLEKVDSKYQLVIYASKRARQINDYYSDLHEGNLFDNVGPLVDSTVEDKPLTIAMHEIHEDKLRLRAAE, encoded by the coding sequence ATGGCCGGAACGAACCAGGGCATCATCGAGCCCCCCATCGACGCACTCCTCGAGAAGGTCGACTCCAAGTACCAGCTGGTCATCTACGCATCCAAGCGCGCGCGCCAGATCAACGACTACTACTCGGATCTGCACGAGGGGAACCTGTTCGACAACGTCGGGCCGCTCGTGGACTCCACGGTCGAGGACAAGCCGCTGACCATCGCGATGCACGAGATCCACGAGGACAAGCTGCGCCTTCGCGCCGCCGAGTGA